CGCTCTGGCGTGGCCAATACAACACCGGTCGACTTACCCACATCCTTCCCGGTTGTGTCCTTCTTGTGCAGGTTTCGCAACGTTGCAGATGTGGCACTAATGTATGCTGGCTCGCAGCGAGGCCGGTTGGACCAGCTATCGTTGATCATTTTTCCCGTCAGCTTCCTAATATTTACCATCTCCTATTGGACCATGTATTTAAcagaatcgaaaaaaaatttcaaataatattCTTCCTCCATTGTTTCGCTAGCAGAGACCCTATAATTGATCTAGTAATAAACTGAATTGCCTGTTGTAAATTATACCGATCGAATCCGCCTTACTTACTTGTCGGCATCGCGATCTTTAGCACAAACGGCCGCCTGCGATCACcccaaacacaaaacttctGTAAACAACGCAGTATTCGTACACCAAGCCACACTTCACGACTACGAAGATTTCAGTCAGAATACAATACATATTTCAATTCGATGCAAGCGATTGCGGACATGCGGGATAAAAAAATAGTAACTGAAGACAAACTTCACGGAATTCCGAACGCAACGAACAACACTAATTCGATCCACGTTTTTCTCCCGCAGTTTCAGAAGCGACTGTCAATTTATTCACGAATGACATTAAAGCTTCATACCGGTTCGCCAAAATAGCATACCTGTAGTTGCATAGCAATGTGGAGTTGTTTTGTTAGGAATAATAATggcacaaacaaaattattatTGATGTCTGCGGTACCACAAAAATGGATTAATTCATCCACCTTATCTGTTAGATGCGCAGcttttgaatttaattttccattaacCACCCTGTGCCGGTCGCGATTGTCAAAGTTTGACATTACACCAACGCGGTGGCCTTTTCCAAACGTAGTTGGCCTAACGTCTCCCAAACCATTCGTAACGATCTTTTGCATCGAACGCATTCCTtgttgtgctttgttttgtggttGGAGATCCCAATTCGCGGCTATTGTCTGTGCCTGTGAATCCTGCGCCTTATTCTGATGAAAATAACTTTTGGTGCCATCAAAAGCTATCAGagtttcgaaaatgaagacgATGTAAGTATAATCCTCCGTTACACGATATGTGCTCTTGTGTGCCGCTTGGCGTCGGGAACAAGGCGCGGTACCGATTGATGgtgattgttttctttcgtttctttgtATAACCCTTACGCCCAGGCGCACGAAGACGCCGCTCAAGATGGTGCCGGTGCGGTCGGTGGTCAAAAGCCGTGGAAATTCTGGCAACGGCGTGGTAAAAGACCCGGTGCAAGTCTACTGTCGGCTACGGCCGTTGCCTTGCGAGTCCGATCTTACCTGTTTGCGCGTTACGGACCGGCATACGGTCGTTTTGACGCCTCCGGAAATTGCCATTAACTACAAGGTGATGAACCTGAAGGAAACGCAGTATATCTACAAGCGCGTGTTCGATGACTCGGTCCGGCAGCACGACGTGTATGTGACCGTGGCGCAGCCGCTGCTGGAAGCGTTGGTGCGCGGCAAGAATGGTCTACTGTTCACGTACGGTGTCACAGGGAGCGGCAAAACGTACACCATGACCGGGGACCTTCAGCACCGCGGGATTATGCCGCGCTGTTTGGACGCTCTGTTTCGCTCGATACACGAGTGTCAGGCGGAGAAGTTCACCTTTAAATCGGATCGCTTGAATGGGTTCGAAATTctaaccgaagccgaagcacTGCTCGAACGGCAGACGGAAATGAACGCCAAACTGCTGAAAAGTTCGCGAAAGCGAGACCTGGACCAGGAGGTGGCCTCACAGGCGTCAGCGGATCCACCGGAAATTAGCGGCATCGATGAGGACAACATCTACTCAGTATTTATCAACTACGTGGAAGTGTACAACAACAGTGTCTACGATTTGCTGGAAGAAACTTCGATTCAAAAGTATGGGTTGATTTATGGGGGTACTCATTGGATTGTAAATTTAACTGCCATGCATTTATTCTTCGGtttgttccatcaggacaCTGCAGTGCAAAATGATTCGTGAAGACGCGAGCCACAACATGTTTGTGCACGGCGTCACGGAGGTAGAGGTTAAGTCAGCCGATGAAGCACTGGAACTGTTCCAGATCGGTCAAAAACGTAAGCGGATGGGCCACACCATACTGAATGCCGAGTCGAGTCGCTCGCATTCCGTGTTCACCATTCGGCTGGTGCAGGCTCCGCTCGATATGAAGGGGGACAACGTGGTACAGGACCGGAGCGCAATCACCGTCAGCCAGCTGTCGTTGGTCGATCTGGCCGGCAGTGAGCGCACAAATCGGACCGGCAACACCGGGCAACGGTTGCGCGAGGCgggcaacatcaacaacagctTGATGACGCTGCGCACGTGTTTGGAGATTTTGCGCGAGAACCAACAGACGTGCGGCGCCAAGAAGGTTCCGTATCGCGATTCGAAGATAACGCACCTGTTTAAAAACTACTTCGACGGCGAGGGCCAGGTGCGGATGATCGTGTGCGTTAATCCGAGGGCGGAAGACTACGACGAGACGGTTCAGGTGATGAAGTTTGCTGAAATGACGCAGGACGTGCAGATAGCACGACCGACGCCCATAAAGATCGACGTAGGGCTCACACCCGGCCGCCGTAAGGCAAACCAACTGTACAAGCAAGCTATGAGTGAGCTTACGGAGAGGCACCATCTGGCGACCACCGATCGTATGGATTACGATTTAGGGCTGGTCTACAACCTGGAACCGTTTGTGGCTGACATGAAGATGGGCACGCCGGAGAGCACGGAACTAACGCGCAAGCTGTCGGAAGTGCTAGAGCTGCGCATCAAAAAGCGGAAACTGCTCTGTGATGACTTTGACGCGCGCCAGAACCGTTTCCGGATGAATCTGCACAAGCTGGAGGGCGAAAATGTGGCCCTCCGTATGGAGAATGCTTCCATCAAAGGTGTGCTGCAACAGGGCAAGCAGAAGATCGGTGCGATGGAGAACAAGATCACGCTGTACGAAAGTTCGATCGACGATTTGAACCGTCGCAATCGGCAGCTAGAGGAACGGCTACGCCAGCTGCAGGCACAGCTGAACCAGAAGACCCAGCTGGTGAGCCAGAAAGAGTTGGAAAAGGAACGTCAGCGAAAGAAGTTTAACTCGAAGATTGCTGTCGAGTCGGAGAAAATGAGCCGCGAGCTGGAGTTGAAGCTGCAGGAACAGAAGAATAAACTGCGGCACGAGATGCGTGACAAAGAGGAGCGGCTTCGACTGGTTTCGGAGATCGTTCAGGGCGGGCCGCCGGTTGCGCGGACCAGATCGAACAGTGTCGACAGCAGCGACCAAAAGCCGGAATCAACGCCGAACGTAAAATCGTTGATCTCTGCCTATGCAACGCCGAGACCTTCACGGGTAAATTAACCAGCGAAAGGCAACCCGAACCCGTCCAGCGAACTGTCTCATAatcgttcgttttctttctctccctaTTCAACAGCCCGGAACGGCGGCATCGAATGCGCGACACCGTCGGTCCCGATCGACGGGTGAACGATGGTTGGAGCACCGTTCCGCTAATCCAGTGCCCCTCGGTACGATCCTGCAGCCGTACTACACGAACTCGAAGTCCGTCACAAAACTGAACGACAAGGATGTGGTAAATCAGAAGAACACCAAGTACTGTCTGATTTCACAGGACGCCGATACGGAGGGCGAGCTGGAAACGAAGCTGTACAAAGGCGACGTCATTCCGACCAGTGGCGGGGGGGCACAGGTGGTGTTTAAGgatgttgaatgtttgaagCAGTATTCGCCCACGAAAACgccacccaacccaaaccgGAAGCGCTCCAGCACGTTCATTACACCGAGTGCACCGCCACTAAGCGAGGTACAAACGACGAGCGCAAGGTGTAACAGCGCCATCGAGGGGCACTCCGGGGGACTGTCCAATAAGCGATCGAAGCACTAGAAACTTACCGCAATCGCGCACCAACTaacattttttgcatttgattTCCATTGtcagtttattttattgccgttattttgaaaaaataaacctcTCTACTACTACTGAACTGTTTCACTGGAAGTGGTGCCTGTGGTGGGTTCTGTATTTTCTGCGGCAGCGGATGACGAAGGCTTCGGGAGCGCTTGGGGCTGTGTCACGACTTCTGCCAAATTGTACTTTCGCAGCTGATAGTATTCCGGCAGAATGCCGATGCAGCAAAGGCCCTTGATTACCTCGACTATCACGGCCAGGTCCGGATTGCTCAGGTTCGCCTTATTGCCGACATTCTTCGACGTGATTAGCTGGGCCAGTTCGCGAATGACGTCGTCTCGCGAAAGTTCATTGTTTAGCCGATGGTTGAAAATGATGGCGTAGGTTTTCGGTTCCTTCAGAAAATGTCGATCGCACAGGCCGCCGACGGTGTCGATCAAGTCGCGCAGGTTGGCCCGACAAACTGCCTCGATGGGTACCATGCGAAGGATGAAGCGAGACTTTGGTTTTTTGCTGTCGCTCAAATCTTTCAGCACTCGAAGTGCCAACTCGGTCGGTTCCTTTAGAGTCGTTCGTATGAAAAGACAGTTTGTGGCGCCGCTGTCGACCTGCTGAAAGCGCatctctttcgttttcgttttcccggccgcttccgtttccttctGCAACGTTACTGAAATGTCTTcctcgctttcttcgcccgtCTTTTCATTGGccgcgtcggtcggttccgctGGCGCCGCCGCAGGGCCGTACAGTAGATCTGCGTATTCGTTCAGGATGCGGTAGCTGTCCCGGGTGCAATCATGCACCCGACCGTTGCACGTTACCAGGAATCCACGTTGGCCCGGTTGCATGAAGCGATCGTTTCTGGCGTAAAAGTTACGTTTCGCGAAGTTACCTTTCTTCTGCCTGTTGTGGCCGTTGCCTTTTCCAGGCGTATTCAACTTAATTCTTTTCGAATCCGACATGTTCCGCGGTCGTTCTTTGCTCTTCCACCAGAAAATACAGCTGAAGCACAGAAAGCCGGCAGCGCGCTGCTTGTCAAAAgtgttgttttcaatttcaaatgtCACTTTTGCAGGCAGCACGATAAACAAATTGCTTACGAACAGAGACGACTTCGGAGTGcgagtttcattttaaaatatgaGTAACATTTATATTCAAGAACCTCCAACGTTCGGAAAGGTATCGTGTGCGATCTTCGTGACTTCGTGATTGCATTACTGTAATGAGTTCCGTGCCCGTTTTTAGGTTCTGCTCAAAACTTCCGTTGGTGACATCGATATCGAACTGTGGTCGAAGGAATGCCCGCTGGCTTGTCGTAACTTTGTGCAGCTCTGCCTCGACGGCTACTACGATGGAACGATCTTTCACCGCCTCGTCAAGGGGTTCATTGTGCAAGGCGGTGACCCGAACGGTGACGGAACGGGCGGGGAGTCGGCGTTCGGGCACACCTTCAAGGATGAATTCCACTCTCGACTGCGCTACGTTCGCCGAGGGCTGGTCGGAATGGCGAATTCGGGCAAAAACGACAATGGATCTCAGTTTTTCTTCACACTGTCCGCTACACCGGAATTGCAGAACCAGAATACACTGTTCGCCAAGGTTACGGGCGATACGGTTTACAATATGCTAAAGCTGGAGGAAGGCGAGGTGTACGAAACTGAACGGCCGCACTATCCGCACCGCATCATCCGGAGCGAGGTGCTCAACAATCCGTTTGACGACATTGTACCTCGTAATGCGGCAGACCAAGCAAAACAGCCGGCCGATGAGGGTGCTcggaaaaggcgaaaagaaaagggcgTCAAAAACTTTGGCCTTCTTTCGTTCGGTGACGAAGCCGAGGAGGAAGAGCAGGAAATGAACGTCTTGATTCAGAAGACATCCAGCAGTGCTCGTGGGAAGTCGTCACACGACGTGCTCGATGATCCCAAATTGAGCAAACAATCCATCGAACACACAGTTAGCCATCAAGGCACGTCAATGGATGCAGATGCCGAGAGCGATTCGTTCGATGCGCGGATCGATCGTGCATCCGAAGAACGGTCCAA
The nucleotide sequence above comes from Anopheles bellator chromosome 1, idAnoBellAS_SP24_06.2, whole genome shotgun sequence. Encoded proteins:
- the LOC131206359 gene encoding kinesin-like protein KIF23; the protein is MKTMRTKTPLKMVPVRSVVKSRGNSGNGVVKDPVQVYCRLRPLPCESDLTCLRVTDRHTVVLTPPEIAINYKVMNLKETQYIYKRVFDDSVRQHDVYVTVAQPLLEALVRGKNGLLFTYGVTGSGKTYTMTGDLQHRGIMPRCLDALFRSIHECQAEKFTFKSDRLNGFEILTEAEALLERQTEMNAKLLKSSRKRDLDQEVASQASADPPEISGIDEDNIYSVFINYVEVYNNSVYDLLEETSIQKTLQCKMIREDASHNMFVHGVTEVEVKSADEALELFQIGQKRKRMGHTILNAESSRSHSVFTIRLVQAPLDMKGDNVVQDRSAITVSQLSLVDLAGSERTNRTGNTGQRLREAGNINNSLMTLRTCLEILRENQQTCGAKKVPYRDSKITHLFKNYFDGEGQVRMIVCVNPRAEDYDETVQVMKFAEMTQDVQIARPTPIKIDVGLTPGRRKANQLYKQAMSELTERHHLATTDRMDYDLGLVYNLEPFVADMKMGTPESTELTRKLSEVLELRIKKRKLLCDDFDARQNRFRMNLHKLEGENVALRMENASIKGVLQQGKQKIGAMENKITLYESSIDDLNRRNRQLEERLRQLQAQLNQKTQLVSQKELEKERQRKKFNSKIAVESEKMSRELELKLQEQKNKLRHEMRDKEERLRLVSEIVQGGPPVARTRSNSVDSSDQKPESTPNVKSLISAYATPRPSRPGTAASNARHRRSRSTGERWLEHRSANPVPLGTILQPYYTNSKSVTKLNDKDVVNQKNTKYCLISQDADTEGELETKLYKGDVIPTSGGGAQVVFKDVECLKQYSPTKTPPNPNRKRSSTFITPSAPPLSEVQTTSARCNSAIEGHSGGLSNKRSKH
- the LOC131206367 gene encoding THUMP domain-containing protein 1 homolog, with product MSDSKRIKLNTPGKGNGHNRQKKGNFAKRNFYARNDRFMQPGQRGFLVTCNGRVHDCTRDSYRILNEYADLLYGPAAAPAEPTDAANEKTGEESEEDISVTLQKETEAAGKTKTKEMRFQQVDSGATNCLFIRTTLKEPTELALRVLKDLSDSKKPKSRFILRMVPIEAVCRANLRDLIDTVGGLCDRHFLKEPKTYAIIFNHRLNNELSRDDVIRELAQLITSKNVGNKANLSNPDLAVIVEVIKGLCCIGILPEYYQLRKYNLAEVVTQPQALPKPSSSAAAENTEPTTGTTSSETVQ
- the LOC131205538 gene encoding spliceosome-associated protein CWC27 homolog, which encodes MSNIYIQEPPTFGKVLLKTSVGDIDIELWSKECPLACRNFVQLCLDGYYDGTIFHRLVKGFIVQGGDPNGDGTGGESAFGHTFKDEFHSRLRYVRRGLVGMANSGKNDNGSQFFFTLSATPELQNQNTLFAKVTGDTVYNMLKLEEGEVYETERPHYPHRIIRSEVLNNPFDDIVPRNAADQAKQPADEGARKRRKEKGVKNFGLLSFGDEAEEEEQEMNVLIQKTSSSARGKSSHDVLDDPKLSKQSIEHTVSHQGTSMDADAESDSFDARIDRASEERSKGITRDEDIKLVRDKLKRKPSAEKRAQEELRAQTESDTDSDGYQLDGAKKKCKREEAEKIRQEITKLKRDYHTDKQSKDKKKEKEEAKVSKKESRKEVMKDVLRVQEEYAQKSSQLPKKGSSRENFTMQLLQKFKSKLLTAHERDESTSEGTVAATEEDAEKDIQGDNWLSHRLEFEQKDPILAKDAATKDDDWYDVYDPRNPLNKRKRGAKQDGVKAAKK